A genome region from Hevea brasiliensis isolate MT/VB/25A 57/8 chromosome 9, ASM3005281v1, whole genome shotgun sequence includes the following:
- the LOC110664185 gene encoding uncharacterized protein LOC110664185 isoform X4 has product MTQINILQNLLAGNSFLPLSKSIGKDEVKVIPKLFESVDHYFRSYVCPLLEETRARLHSSIEIIYRAPTAEVLALTPCRHDETLLYDVEIDYWRNRYNDRGKEPYKTLPGDVVILADAKPEDVSDLQREGRTWTLALVTQIPEDPEDETEDPSRDPEDETDDAGTDPEDETEDASTSTTSFKIKPSKDIEINAEMQKSLVVIFLTNITTNRRIWNRLHKFRNLDVIKEVADSMVQENCSLCSMHSGGAWHESVVRNLSSTLNESQTKAILTCLRKIQCNHSCAVELIWGPPGTGKTKTVSMLLFTLLRMKRRILICAPTNVAIKEVASRVRKLVIESSEIGSGTDALFCSLSDILLFGNKDRLKVNSEIEDISLDYRVKRLRKCFAALTAKRSCFTSTIDFFEDCVCQYYNFLEKELIKEQERDQENENTEKNCSSEAVVCSGKHKSFLEFMREQFRFNILQLKRCAFTLCSHTPESYILKHDIQNMISLVGLLGSFETLLFRDDVISEELEKLFSRPELAGDSFEVFADISLLLFSQRSKCLSILKNLRTSLSGFDFKSSMSRRSMENFCFQNASLIFCTASSSYKLYSLKMEPMNLLVIDEAAQLKECESTIPLQLPGIRHAILIGDECQLPATVESNLSDEAGFGRSLFERLSSLGHPKHLLNMQYRMHPSISTFPNKNFYSNLIIDAPNVRSKSYEKHYLPGSMFGPYSFINVTGGREEVDDVGHSWRNMVEVAIVLKLVHCLYKEWSGSKQNINIGVISPYAAQVVAIQEKLGHKYKKVNGFSVKVQSIDGFQGGEEDVVIISTVRSNSDGFIGFMSNRQRINVSLTRARHCLWILGNERTLARSGSVWEELVSNAKQRQCFFNADENKELAKAILEVKKEFDQLDDLLNGNSPLFKCARWKVLFSENFRKSFSKLTSVRTKKFVLNLLLRLSSGWRPKKKNVDSVCEKSSQILKQFKVEGLYVLCSIDIVKEEVKYIQVLKVWDVLPLEDIPRFVKCLDGIFERQTDDFISRCNEKSLKGNLEAPKNWSTSFEIVRYKNLSNSESRSDSNFGASDATCYVENCKVSESLLLMKFYSLSSGIVKHLLSDHDGREIELPFEVTVEERDMIAFQRSMFILGRSGTGKTTVLTMKLFQKEQQSRMATEGIGEGIGNTSKDACCRNNVENDVKKVEDSVGEAKKIALRQLFVTVNPKLCYAIKHHISHLKSFASGGKYLVESSSVGIEDIDEIAQFEDAPYSFVDIPSSSYPLIISFYKFLMMLDGTIGNSYFERFPDVRQILHAEKRNLKSISIQTFITTREVNYDKFCSIYWPHFNTHITKMLDSSIAFTEIMSHIKCGLQSGEFSDGRLARKDYVTLSEVRLSTLSREKREMIYDIYEDYEKMKIAYGDFDMADFVIDLHLRLKNVKYEGDIMDFVYIDEVQDLTMRQIALFKYICRNVSEGFVFSGDTAQTIARGIDFRFEEIRNLFYNEFLLGSSSEGYDGRKEKGRISKIFHLSQNFRTHAGILKLAQSVIDLLYRFFPSFVDILSPETSLIFGEAPIWLEARNDENAIVNIFGKNGNGQTNFVGFGAEQVILVRDDSARKEVYNYVGKQALVLTIMECKGLEFQDVLLYNFFGSSPLKNKWRVIYEYMKEQNLLDESFPTFNPAKHIVLCSELKQLYVAITRTRQRLWICENIEELSKPMFDYWKNKDLVQVRKLDDSFALAMQVASSPEEWTSRGYKLLNEGNYEMATMCFERAGDIYGEKVAKAAGLKATADRVHRSNPEKASITRRQAAEIYESIGKAEHAAECFYMLREYKRAGQNYLQCGESARERAGECFCLAGCYKLAAEVYARGFHFSEFLSACTKGELFDMGLQYIQCWKQEATANKYRSREMDKTEKEFLENCAFHYHKLNDNRAMMRYVRAFNSMDAIRTFLNALGCFDELLSLEEEFGNFLEAAKIAKLKGELLVEADLFGKAGHFKQSAMLILWYVFANSLWSSGSKGWPLKQFPQKEELLENAKSFAKNESNQFFELVCLEAEILLHDQSNLFIMKQHLNSSQRHNSIKGEILSARKILDAHFHLNSSEYVWENDLVLDLASFLDEKLSKNEVSIETLIYSWSFWKDKIVNIFECLGCLETQDVSEYGSYGEFCLNYLGVQRHFNNLSPTFVLINSDADWVREVDYRYIKRNGKRNGKLISLDVHHFVSASQNYWSSELISVGMKVLTNLESLYEFSIKNSFSLFCQSRSLAYIFEISKFLLNSKFLVRCHSDNKELQKFVGMSTRHFFSYIYPLDWRESLKRNMVSFRRTETCSNLLREMIFENVHLKNNLSYGKLGRIALIILGSGKLYNGLHAKIMDGLKWNSSWNDLIEDLCRNAAMENLAGNNIGPGELSLKRMLHGALIDAYNANWEKEEDYISPVCFLYLVERQLILLSCSQGYFLATKSSFVEWLIYKDGNGSQTSRLGEQAPQYTKIMLKAMVEIVHQFLYDKKGTMEWIRKCRENVKDAYAVVVLRLVVIICLLYLNFGICGNTLHDLLGRNYITEQLPRDFYDALWKRRKRNSFSVDVNVLAEAFNKMGNSLVIVSLGKNYSKNICPDAIFVDMKANQRMEDRLRELFPRIDEAAQDHTVAVELDTSSSREGIDPPDTCDQRKGSQLPSSIISLTTDGNTSIKEKCKGRLPLIPGQLWELLETLKSRTHGADERSLVVNDSTVKVDIKKTIQILSTEIEGIFQKSPPEYENRSLFGEAAKCLMN; this is encoded by the exons ATGACCCAAATAAATATTCTGCAAAACCTACTGGCTGGAAATTCTTTCTTGCCTCTATCAAAGTCAATTGGGAAAGATGAG GTGAAAGTGATTCCCAAATTGTTTGAATCGGTTGATCATTATTTTCGGTCATATGTATGTCCATTATTGGAAGAAACAAGAGCACGACTGCATTCAAGTATAGAAATTATTTACAGGGCACCAACTGCTGAAGTGCTTGCTCTAACTCCGTGTAGACATGATGAAACATTACtttatgatgttgaaattgattactGGAGAAACAGATACAATGATCGTGGCAAGGAGCCTTACAAAACATTGCCTGGAGATGTTGTTATTCTTGCAGATGCCAAACCTGAAGACGTCTCTGATTTGCAAAGGGAGGGAAGGACATGGACTTTAGCACTGGTCACCCAGATCCCAGAGGATCCAGAGGATGAGACTGAGGATCCTAGTAGAGATCCGGAGGATGAGACAGATGATGCTGGTACAGATCCAGAGGATGAGACAGAGGATGCTAGTACATCCACTACCTCTTTTAAAATCAAGCCATCAAAAGACATTGAAATTAATGCTGAAATGCAGAAATCACTTGTTGTGATTTTCTTGACAAATATAACTACTAACAGAAGAATCTGGAATAGATTGCACAAATTTCGAAATCTGGATGTCATCAAGGAAGTCGCCGATTCCATG GTTCAGGAAAATTGCAGCCTCTGTTCTATGCATAGCGGTGGAGCCTGGCATGAGAGTGTTGTTAGGAATTTATCATCTACATTGAATGAATCCCAAACTAAGGCCATTTTGACTTGTCTTCGTAAAATTCAGTGCAATCACAGTTGCGCAGTGGAACTTATTTGGGGTCCACCAGGGACAGGGAAAACTAAGACAGTTAGTATGCTGCTCTTTACCCTCTTAAGGATGAAGCGTAGGATCCTGATTTGCGCGCCAACCAATGTCGCCATAAAAGAAGTGGCTTCCAGAGTCCGGAAGCTAGTGATTGAATCTTCCGAAATAGGCTCAGGAACTGATGCTTTGTTTTGTTCTTTGAGTGATATTCTGTTATTTGGGAATAAGGACAGGCTCAAAGTTAACTCAGAGATTGAAGACATATCTTTGGATTATCGTGTTAAAAGGCTTAGAAAGTGCTTTGCAGCTTTGACTGCTAAAAGGTCGTGTTTCACTTCAACAATAGACTTTTTTGAAGATTGCGTTTGTCAGTATTATAATTTCTTGGAAAAAGAATTGATCAAAGAGCAGGAGCGTGATCAGGAAAATGAAAACACAGAGAAAAATTGCAGCAGTGAAGCTGTTGTTTGCAGTgggaagcataaatcatttcttGAATTTATGAGAGAGCAATTCCGCTTCAATATATTACAACTGAAAAGATGTGCCTTTACTTTATGCTCTCATACACCTGAAAGCTATATCCTGAAACATGATATTCAAAATATGATATCCCTTGTTGGGTTACTTGGTTCTTTTGAAACTTTGCTCTTCCGTGATGATGTAATCTCTGAAGAACTTGAGAAGCTTTTTTCACGTCCAGAGTTAGCTGGGGATTCTTTTGAAGTTTTTGCAGATATTTCGTTGCTATTATTCTCACAGAGAAGCAAGTGCCTTTCTATTTTAAAGAATCTCCGTACTTCTCTAAGTGGATTTGATTTTAAAAGTTCTATGAGCAGGCGTTCAATGGAAAATTTCTGTTTTCAAAATGCTTCCTTGATTTTCTGCACGGCATCTAGTTCATATAAGCTGTATTCATTGAAAATGGAACCAATGAATTTGTTGGTCATTGATGAAGCAGCCCAATTAAAAGAGTGTGAATCAACAATACCCTTACAGCTTCCTGGAATTAGGCATGCCATTCTTATTGGCGATGAATGCCAGTTACCAGCTACTGTGGAAAGCAAT CTTTCTGATGAAGCTGGCTTTGGAAGAAGTTTATTTGAAAGGTTGAGCTCGTTAGGTCATCCAAAACACCTTTTAAATATGCAGTACAGGATGCATCCATCGATCAGTACCTTCCCAAACAAAAACTTTTACTCTAATCTTATAATAGATGCGCCAAATGTTAGGAGTAAAAGTTATGAAAAGCATTATCTTCCAGGCTCAATGTTTGGCCCCTATTCATTCATAAATGTAACTGGTGGAAGAGAAGAGGTGGATGATGTTGGACATAGCTGGAGAAATATGGTGGAGGTAGCTATTGTGTTAAAATTAGTGCACTGTCTGTATAAAG AATGGAGTGGCTCAAAACAAAATATCAACATTGGTGTCATATCTCCATATGCTGCTCAAGTAGTTGCAATTCAAGAGAAACTTGGTCATAAATACAAAAAAGTTAATGGATTTTCAGTGAAAGTCCAATCAATAGATGGGTTCCAAGGTGGTGAGGAAGATGTTGTCATAATATCAACTGTGAGATCAAACAGTGATGGATTTATTGGATTTATGTCTAACCGACAGAGAATTAATGTTTCTCTTACCAGGGCTAG GCACTGCCTCTGGATTTTAGGGAATGAAAGAACTCTAGCTAGAAGTGGATCTGTTTGGGAGGAGCTAGTTTCTAATGCAAAACAGCGTCAATGTTTCTTTAATGCTGATGAAAACAAGGAATTGGCCAAAGCCATTTTAGAAGTCAAGAAAGAGTTTGATCAACTTGATGATTTGCTTAATGGAAATAGCCCACTTTTCAAGTGTGCTAGGTGGAAG GTTCTTTTTAGTGAAAATTTTAGAAAATCATTTTCAAAGCTGACATCAGTCCGGACAAAGAAATTTGTTTTGAACCTTCTGCTAAGACTTTCTAGTGGTTGGCGTCCTAAGAAAAAAAATGTGGATTCAGTTTGTGAAAAAAGTTCTCAAATCTTGAAGCAGTTCAAGGTTGAAGGACTCTATGTACTCTGTTCAATTGATATAGTGAAAGAAGAAGTAAAGTACATTCAAGTCTTGAAGGTTTGGGATGTTTTACCACTGGAAGATATTCCAAGATTTGTTAAATGTCTCGATGGAATCTTTGAAAGGCAGACTGATGACTTTATTAGTCGATGCAATGAGAAAAGTCTAAAGGG GAATTTGGAAGCTCCCAAAAATTGGTCAACCTCTTTTGAGATTGTCCGTTATAAGAATCTTAGCAACAGTGAATCCAGGAGCGATTCAAATTTTGGTGCTTCTGATGCTACATGCTATGTGGAGAACTGCAAAGTGAGTGAGAGTCTGCTACTAATGAAATTCTACTCCTTGTCATCTGGCATTGTGAAGCACTTACTTTCTGACCATGATGGTAGAGAAATAGAACTCCCTTTTGAAGTAACAGTTGAAGAGCGAGATATGATTGCATTCCAAAGAAGTATGTTTATTCTAGGACGGTCTGGCACTGGGAAAACAACTGTCCTAACTATGAAGTTGTTTCAGAAAGAGCAACAATCCCGTATGGCAACTGAAGGAATTGGTGAAGGCATTGGCAATACCTCAAAGGATGCCTGTTGTAGAAACAATGTGGAAAATGATGTAAAAAAAGTGGAGGACAGTGTTGGAGAGGCTAAGAAGATTGCCTTGCGCCAGCTTTTTGTGACTGTCAATCCTAAACTTTGTTATGCTATAAAACATCATATTTCTCATTTAAAAAG CTTTGCATCTGGGGGAAAATATTTGGTAGAAAGCAGTTCAGTCGGTATTGAAGATATTGATGAGATAGCACAGTTCGAGGATGCCCCATATTCTTTTGTTGACATTCCTTCCAGCTCATACCCTCTTATTATATCTTTCTATAAGTTTTTGATGATGCTTGATGGGACAATAGGCAATTCATATTTTGAAAGATTCCCTGATGTGAGGCAGATTTTGCATGCAGAAAAGAGAAATTTGAAATCCATTTCCATTCAAACTTTTATAACTACAAGGGAGGTTAACTATGATAAGTTTTGTTCAATTTATTGGCCACATTTCAATACACACATAACAAAAATGCTTGACTCTTCTATAGCCTTTACTGAGATTATGTCACATATAAAATGTGGCTTGCAATCAGGGGAATTTAGTGATGGTAGACTTGCACGAAAGGATTATGTTACTCTCTCCGAGGTTCGGTTATCAACTTTAAgtagggagaagagagagatgaTATACGACATCTATGAAGATTATGAAAAGATGAAGATAGCCTATGGTGATTTTGATATGGCAGATTTTGTTATTGATCTTCATCTTAGGCTTAAAAATGTTAAATATGAAGGTGACATTATGGATTTTGTCTATATTGATGAAGTCCAAGATCTTACAATGAGGCAGATTGCTCTTTTCAAGTACATTTGTAGGAATGTGAGTGAGGGCTTTGTTTTTTCGGGTGACACAGCACAAACCATAGCTAGGGGCATtgattttaggtttgaagaaataAGAAATCTATTCTACAATGAGTTTCTTCTAGGATCAAGTAGTGAAGGATATGATGGAAGAAAGGAGAAAGGTCGGATTTCTAAAATATTTCATTTGAGCCAAAACTTTCGTACCCATGCTGGTATTCTCAAGTTAGCTCAGAGCGTTATTGACCTCCTTTACCGCTTTTTCCCTTCGTTTGTTGATATTTTAAGCCCTGAAACTAGTCTTATATTTGGGGAAGCCCCAATTTGGCTTGAGGCAAGAAATGATGAAAATGCAATTGTTAATATATTTGGGAAGAATGGGAATGGAcaaaccaattttgttggttttggggcAGAGCAGGTCATATTAGTTCGTGATGATTCAGCTAGGAAAGAAGTTTATAACTACGTTGGGAAACAAGCCCTCGTGTTGACTATAATGGAGTGCAAAGGCCTGGAGTTTCAG GATGTACTATTGTACAACTTTTTTGGCTCATCGCCTCTGAAAAATAAATGGAGAGTCATCTATGAATACATGAAAGAACAAAACTTACTTGATGAGTCCTTTCCTACTTTCAATCCAGCAAAACACATTGTTTTATGCTCTGAGTTAAAGCAGTTATATGTCGCTATCACACGTACGAGACAAAGATTGTGGATTTGCGAGAACATAGAGGAGTTATCCAAACCAATGTTTGATTACTGGAAGAATAAGGACCTTGTTCAAGTAAGAAAACTAGATGACTCTTTTGCACTAGCAATGCAAGTTGCTAGCAGTCCAGAAGAGTGGACGTCAAGGGGTTACAAG CTTCTAAATGAGGGTAATTATGAGATGGCAACAATGTGTTTCGAAAGAGCAGGAGATATATATGGTGAAAAAGTGGCCAAGGCTGCTGGGCTTAAGGCAACTGCCGACAGAGTGCATCGCTCAAATCCTGAAAAGGCTTCTATCACCCGTAGgcaggctgctgaaatttatgaATCAATTGGCAAAGCTGAGCATGCTGCAGAATGCTTTTATATGTTAAGAGAGTATAAACGAGCAG GTCAAAACTATTTGCAATGTGGGGAATCTGCTAGAGAAAGAGCTGGAGAATGTTTCTGTCTTGCTGGATGTTATAAGCTTGCAGCAGAAGTATATGCTAGGGGCTTCCATTTCTCAGAGTTCTTGTCTGCATGTACCAAGGGAGAACTCTTTGACATGGGCTTGCAATATATTCAGTGCTGGAAACAGGAAGCGACTGCAAATAAATATAGGAGCAGAGAAATGGACAAAACCGAGAAAGAGTTTCTGGAGAACTGTGCTTTTCATTATCACAAGCTAAATGATAATAGAGCCATGATGAGATATGTTAGAGCGTTTAATTCCATGGATGCAATTCGAACTTTCTTGAATGCTTTAGGATGCTTTGATGAGCTTTTGTCACTGGAAGAAGAGTTTGGTAACTTCCTGGAGGCAGCAAAGATTGCAAAGCTGAAAGGTGAACTTCTAGTTGAGGCTGATCTATTTGGAAAGGCTGGACACTTTAAGCAGTCGGCAATGCTTATTCTATGGTATGTGTTTGCTAACTCTCTGTGGTCATCTGGGAGCAAAGGCTGGCCTTTAAAGCAGTTTCCACAGAAGGAGGAGCTTTTGGAAAATGCAAAGTCATTTGCAAAGAATGAATCGAACCAATTTTTCGAGCTTGTGTGTTTGGAGGCTGAAATTTTGTTGCATGACCAAAGTAACTTGTTCATTATGAAACAGCATCTAAATTCTTCTCAGAGACATAACAGTATAAAAGGTGAGATCTTATCAGCTCGAAAGATTCTTGATGCCCATTTTCATCTAAATAGCTCAGAGTATGTGTGGGAAAATGATTTGGTTCTTGATCTGGCAAGCTTTTTGGATGAGAAGCTATCAAAAAATGAGGTTTCAATTGAAACTCTGATTTACTCTTGGTCATTTTGGAAGGATAAGATTGTTAACATATTTGAGTGTCTTGGATGTCTTGAAACTCAAGATGTTAGTGAATATGGAAGTTATGGAGAATTCTGCTTGAACTACTTGGGAGTGCAAAGGCACTTTAATAATCTAAGTCCCACTTTTGTTCTTATAAACTCTGATGCTGATTGGGTGAGAGAAGTAGACTATAGATATATAAAAAGGAATGGGAAGAGGAATGGGAAGCTCATTTCTTTAGATGTTCACCATTTTGTCTCTGCTTCTCAGAATTATTGGTCTTCTGAGTTAATATCTGTTGGCATGAAGGTTTTGACCAATCTTGAATCTCTTTATGAATTCTCAATTAAgaattcattttctctcttctgccAAAGCAGGTCCCTTGCTTATATCTTTGAGATTTCCAAATTTCTTTTGAATTCCAAGTTTCTGGTCAGATGTCACAGTGATAACAAGGAGTTGCAGAAATTTGTAGGAATGTCGACTAGACATTTCTTTAGCTACATATATCCTCTGGACTGGAGAGAATCACTGAAACGGAATATGGTTTCTTTCAGGAGAACTGAGACTTGTAGTAATCTCTTAAGAGAAATGATTTTCGAAAATGTCCACTTGAAGAATAACTTGTCTTATGGGAAACTGGGAAGAATAGCATTAATAATTCTTGGGTCTGGTAAGCTCTATAATGGACTACATGCGAAAATCATGGATGGTTTAAAATGGAATTCATCTTGGAATGATTTGATTGAGGACCTTTGTAGGAATGCAGCAATGGAAAATTTAGCCGGCAATAACATAGGACCAGGAGAGCTATCTCTCAAGAGGATGCTGCATGGAGCTTTGATAGATGCTTATAATGCCAactgggaaaaagaagaagactaCATCTCACCTGTTTGTTTCTTATACCTTGTTGAGCGCCAACTGATTCTGTTATCTTGCTCCCAGGGGTACTTTCTTGCCACTAAATCTTCTTTTGTTGAATGGCTTATCTACAAGGATGGAAATGGCAGCCAAACTTCTAGATTAGGGGAACAAGCACCACAGTATACAAAAATCATGCTAAAAGCGATGGTTGAAATTGTTCATCAGTTTCTTTATGACAAGAAAGGTACCATGGAATGGATCAGAAAATGTCGTGAAAATGTGAAGGATGCATATGCGGTTGTGGTGTTGAGGTTGGTTGTTATAATATGTTTGCTTTATTTGAACTTTGGAATTTGCGGAAACACACTTCATGACTTGCTGGGAAGGAACTACATCACCGAACAACTGCCAAGGGATTTTTATGATGCCCTTTGGAAAAGAAGGAAGCGTAATTCTTTCTCTGTGGATGTAAATGTGTTAGCTGAAGCATTTAACAAGATGGGCAATTCTCTAGTGATTGTAAGTTTGGGTAAAAATTATTCAAAAAATATTTGTCCAGATGCCATTTTTGTGGACATGAAGGCCAATCAAAGAATGGAGGATAGATTAAGAGAACTATTTCCAAGGATTGATGAAGCTGCTCAAGATCACACAGTAGCAGTTGAACTGGACACTAGCAGTTCACGTGAAGGAATAGATCCTCCAGACACTTGTGATCAAAGGAAAGGATCCCAACTCCCATCTTCAATCATCAGTCTTACCACAGATGGGAACACAAGCATTAAAGAAAAATGTAAGGGTAGACTTCCTTTGATCCCTGGCCAGCTTTGGGAACTACTTGAAACTTTAAAATCAAGGACTCATGGAGCAGATGAAAGGAGCCTCGTTGTAAATGATTCAACAGTGAAG